The proteins below come from a single Flavobacterium lindanitolerans genomic window:
- a CDS encoding DNA topoisomerase IV subunit B, whose translation MSEQNQYTEDNIRSLDWKEHIRMRPGMYIGKLGDGSSPDDGIYILLKEVLDNCIDEFVMGAGKTIEVSIKEKTVTVRDYGRGIPLGKVVDVVSKMNTGGKYDSLAFKKSVGLNGVGTKAVNALSTYFRVESVREEKQKAAEFSAGNLVLEEDIIETTKRKGTKVTFTPDEAIFKNYKFRNEYVLKMLKNYCYLNTGLTIIYNGEKFYSDNGLKDLLEENIAEEDMVYPIIHLSGDDIEIALTHSKSQYSEEYHSFVNGQNTTQGGTHLVAFREAVVKTIREFYNKGFEPSDIRKSIVSAISVKVMEPVFESQTKTKLGSTEMGPDLPSVRTFINDFIKNKLDNFLHKNPETADLLLRKILQAERERKELSGIRKLAKDRAKKASLHNKKLRDCRVHLTDSKNPRSLESTLFITEGDSASGSITKSRDVNTQAVFSLRGKPLNSYGMSKKIVYENEEFNLLQAALNIEEDMGDLRYNNIVIATDADVDGMHIRLLLITFFLQFFPELIKEGHLYILQTPLFRVRNRKETIYCYSEEERVNAIEKLKPKPEITRFKGLGEISPDEFKHFIGDDIRLDPVMLDKLTSIEQLLSFYMGKNTPDRQEFIINNLKVELDVVEK comes from the coding sequence ATGTCAGAACAAAATCAGTATACCGAAGACAATATCCGTTCTCTCGACTGGAAGGAGCATATCCGAATGCGTCCGGGGATGTATATCGGGAAATTGGGCGACGGTTCTTCACCAGACGATGGTATTTATATCCTATTGAAAGAAGTTTTGGACAACTGTATCGATGAATTCGTTATGGGTGCCGGAAAAACGATAGAGGTGTCAATTAAGGAGAAGACCGTTACCGTAAGAGATTATGGGCGTGGAATTCCGCTGGGAAAAGTAGTGGATGTAGTGTCCAAAATGAACACGGGAGGGAAGTACGATTCCCTTGCCTTTAAAAAATCAGTCGGTCTGAATGGTGTCGGTACCAAGGCAGTCAATGCCCTCTCGACTTATTTCAGGGTAGAATCCGTTCGTGAAGAAAAACAGAAAGCGGCAGAATTCTCTGCGGGTAATCTGGTGCTTGAAGAAGATATTATTGAAACAACCAAGCGTAAAGGAACCAAAGTAACCTTTACTCCGGATGAGGCCATTTTCAAAAACTACAAGTTCAGGAACGAATATGTATTGAAAATGCTGAAAAATTATTGTTATCTGAACACCGGACTGACAATAATTTACAATGGCGAAAAATTTTATTCTGATAACGGACTTAAAGACCTGTTAGAAGAAAACATTGCCGAGGAAGATATGGTCTATCCAATCATCCATCTTTCCGGCGATGATATAGAAATTGCCCTGACGCACAGTAAGTCGCAGTACTCAGAAGAATATCATTCTTTCGTGAACGGGCAGAATACAACTCAGGGAGGAACGCATTTGGTTGCTTTCCGTGAGGCGGTCGTAAAAACAATCCGCGAATTTTACAACAAAGGTTTTGAACCTTCGGATATCCGAAAATCCATTGTCAGCGCAATCAGCGTGAAAGTAATGGAGCCGGTGTTTGAATCGCAGACAAAGACAAAACTGGGTTCTACGGAAATGGGACCGGATTTGCCTTCGGTTCGTACGTTTATCAATGATTTTATCAAAAATAAACTGGATAACTTTCTGCATAAAAACCCGGAAACAGCCGATTTGCTTTTGCGTAAGATTCTACAGGCGGAAAGAGAACGAAAAGAACTTTCAGGAATTCGTAAATTGGCGAAAGACCGTGCCAAAAAAGCCAGTCTTCACAATAAAAAATTACGGGATTGCCGTGTACACTTAACGGATTCTAAAAACCCAAGAAGTTTAGAAAGCACGCTTTTTATCACGGAGGGAGATTCGGCTTCGGGTTCTATCACCAAGTCGCGTGATGTGAATACACAGGCCGTATTCAGCTTGCGTGGTAAGCCTTTGAATTCGTATGGCATGAGCAAAAAGATTGTGTATGAAAACGAGGAATTCAACCTGCTTCAGGCCGCTTTGAATATTGAAGAAGACATGGGTGACCTGCGTTACAACAATATTGTAATTGCAACCGATGCCGATGTTGACGGAATGCACATTCGTTTACTGCTGATTACGTTCTTCCTGCAATTTTTCCCGGAGTTAATCAAGGAAGGACATTTATATATCCTGCAAACGCCGCTTTTCAGGGTAAGAAACAGAAAAGAAACCATTTACTGCTATTCTGAAGAAGAACGGGTTAATGCTATTGAAAAGCTAAAACCTAAGCCGGAAATCACACGATTTAAAGGTTTGGGAGAAATCTCTCCTGACGAGTTCAAGCATTTTATTGGTGATGATATCCGTCTGGACCCGGTCATGTTAGACAAGCTGACTTCCATTGAACAGCTTTTGTCTTTCTATATGGGTAAAAACACGCCGGATAGGCAGGAATTTATCATCAATAATCTGAAAGTAGAACTGGATGTTGTTGAGAAATAA
- a CDS encoding DNA gyrase/topoisomerase IV subunit A produces MDEEENLEPIEGQPEGSGSHFYDNQEENNPEDTITKVTGMYKDWFLDYASYVILERAVPAIEDGFKPVQRRIMHSMKELDDGRYNKVANIVGHTMQYHPHGDASIGDAMVQIGQKDLLIDMQGNWGNILTGDGAAASRYIEARISKFGHDVLYSPKITSWQASYDGRRNEPINLPVKFPLLLAQGAEGIAVGLSTKVLPHNFNELIDSSIKILKGKPFTLYPDFPTAGIADVSNYNDGMRGGRVRVRAKISQLDKQTLVITQIPFTTNTSTLIESILKANEKGKIKIKKIEDNTAAEVEIIIHLYPGVSPDKTIDALFAFTACETSVAPLGCVIQDHKPLFIGVSDMLKISTQRTVDLLKRELEIQLDELEEQWHFLSLERIFIEKRIYRLIEEEETWEGVIKAIDEGLKPYVQHLKRAVTEEDIVRLTEIRIKRISKFDIDKAQEKIEALEGDIEQVKYDLDHIIDFTIAFFTKLKEKYGKGKERQTELRIFDDIEATKVVLRNTKLYVNREEGFIGTGLKKDEYVTDCSDIDDVIVFLRNGTMMVSKVDDKKFVGKDIIHVAIFDKNDKRTIYNMIYRDGKSGPSYIKRFNVSGITRDKAYDLTQEKPGSQVLYFSHNPNGEAEVITVLLRQVGSVKKLKFDIDFAAMAIKGRASKGNLVTKYPIKKIELKEKGISTLKPRRIWFDDTVQKLNVDGRGELLGEFRPNDRLLIINQSGRLKTIIPELTTHFDEDMVVLEKWLPKKPISAIYYDGEKERYFVKRFLVENENKEEIFITEHPKSQLEIVATDYRPVAEIVFAKVKGVQKENQTVDLESFIAVKGIKALGNQLTTDKLKQVNLLEPLPYEEPEEEIPEEIEVSGSTEISDDVQLDDDGQITLSLD; encoded by the coding sequence ATGGACGAAGAAGAGAATTTAGAGCCGATTGAAGGTCAACCTGAGGGTTCAGGGTCGCATTTTTACGATAATCAGGAAGAAAACAATCCGGAGGATACCATTACCAAGGTAACCGGAATGTATAAGGATTGGTTCTTGGATTATGCTTCCTATGTAATCCTAGAACGTGCCGTTCCTGCCATAGAAGATGGTTTTAAGCCTGTACAACGCAGGATTATGCACTCGATGAAAGAATTGGACGATGGACGTTACAACAAAGTAGCGAACATTGTTGGGCATACGATGCAGTATCACCCGCACGGTGATGCCAGTATTGGTGATGCGATGGTGCAGATAGGGCAGAAGGACCTGCTTATTGACATGCAGGGAAACTGGGGTAACATCCTGACAGGCGACGGTGCCGCCGCTTCCCGTTATATCGAAGCAAGAATCAGCAAATTCGGGCACGATGTTCTCTATTCTCCAAAAATTACCTCATGGCAGGCTTCCTATGATGGGAGAAGGAATGAGCCTATAAACCTTCCTGTAAAATTTCCACTGTTATTAGCTCAGGGGGCAGAAGGTATTGCCGTAGGACTTTCTACCAAAGTACTGCCGCATAACTTTAATGAACTGATAGATAGTTCTATAAAAATATTAAAAGGGAAACCTTTTACCTTATATCCTGATTTTCCAACGGCGGGTATTGCCGACGTTTCCAATTATAACGATGGAATGCGTGGTGGACGTGTGCGCGTTCGTGCCAAAATTTCCCAGCTTGATAAGCAGACGTTGGTCATAACGCAGATTCCTTTCACGACCAACACCTCAACCTTGATTGAAAGTATCCTGAAAGCCAATGAAAAAGGGAAAATCAAGATTAAAAAAATTGAAGATAATACCGCTGCTGAAGTTGAAATCATCATTCATCTTTATCCGGGTGTTTCACCAGATAAGACCATTGATGCCTTGTTTGCTTTTACAGCCTGTGAAACTTCTGTTGCACCGCTTGGTTGTGTGATACAGGACCATAAGCCGTTATTTATTGGCGTATCAGACATGCTTAAGATTTCTACCCAGAGAACGGTAGACCTGCTCAAGCGTGAACTGGAAATCCAGTTGGATGAACTGGAAGAACAATGGCATTTCCTTTCTCTGGAGCGTATTTTTATCGAGAAAAGAATTTACCGTCTTATTGAAGAAGAAGAAACATGGGAAGGCGTTATCAAGGCAATTGATGAAGGACTGAAACCTTATGTTCAGCATTTGAAGCGTGCCGTTACAGAAGAAGATATTGTTAGGCTGACCGAAATCCGAATCAAGAGAATTTCCAAGTTTGATATTGACAAGGCGCAAGAGAAAATCGAGGCTTTGGAAGGCGATATTGAACAGGTAAAATATGATTTGGACCACATTATTGATTTCACAATTGCATTCTTTACCAAACTGAAAGAAAAATACGGAAAAGGGAAGGAACGCCAAACCGAACTCCGAATTTTTGATGATATTGAAGCTACAAAAGTAGTATTGAGAAATACCAAGCTTTATGTAAACCGGGAAGAAGGCTTTATTGGAACCGGATTGAAAAAAGACGAATATGTTACAGACTGTTCTGATATTGATGATGTGATTGTCTTTCTTCGAAACGGAACCATGATGGTTTCCAAAGTCGATGATAAAAAGTTCGTAGGCAAAGACATCATACATGTAGCTATTTTTGATAAGAACGATAAACGTACGATTTATAACATGATTTATCGTGATGGAAAATCAGGCCCGTCCTATATCAAACGTTTCAATGTTTCAGGAATTACCAGAGACAAGGCTTATGACCTGACACAGGAAAAGCCGGGTTCACAGGTATTGTACTTTTCGCATAACCCGAATGGAGAAGCGGAAGTTATTACTGTATTGCTCAGACAGGTTGGAAGTGTCAAAAAATTGAAATTTGATATTGATTTTGCGGCAATGGCCATCAAAGGAAGAGCTTCAAAAGGAAATCTGGTAACCAAATATCCAATCAAGAAAATAGAATTAAAGGAAAAAGGAATTTCAACCTTAAAACCAAGAAGAATCTGGTTTGATGATACAGTCCAGAAACTAAATGTAGACGGCAGGGGAGAATTGTTAGGCGAATTCAGGCCAAATGACAGGCTTTTGATTATCAATCAGTCCGGAAGGCTGAAAACGATTATTCCGGAATTGACAACGCATTTTGATGAAGATATGGTAGTTCTCGAAAAATGGCTGCCTAAAAAACCTATTTCTGCAATCTATTATGACGGAGAAAAGGAACGCTATTTCGTAAAACGATTCCTCGTCGAAAATGAAAACAAAGAAGAAATTTTTATTACGGAACATCCGAAATCGCAACTGGAAATCGTAGCGACAGATTACCGTCCGGTAGCCGAAATTGTGTTTGCAAAAGTAAAAGGCGTACAGAAAGAAAACCAGACGGTTGATTTGGAGAGTTTTATTGCTGTAAAGGGAATAAAAGCCTTAGGAAACCAATTGACAACAGATAAGTTAAAACAGGTCAACCTTTTGGAACCGTTACCTTATGAAGAACCGGAAGAAGAAATTCCTGAAGAAATAGAAGTTTCCGGCTCGACAGAAATTTCAGATGATGTTCAGCTTGATGATGACGGACAGATTACATTAAGTCTGGATTAA
- a CDS encoding acyl-CoA reductase — translation MTLEHKKNIFAELGKFLSQFSENESIKKENVLHNDLFFNDFLDLIELSQSHNGWYTPEQVYFAIRSWAEALTKENLNQWLSKYNLENVGGKTVGLVLAGNIPLVGFHDFLSVLISGHKVLVKTSSNDQHLLPFLAKYIMAVEPKMAEYIIFTEGKLENFDAVIATGSNNTARYFEYYFKDKPSIIRKNRNSVAVLDGTESKEDFIQLGEDIFRYFGLGCRNVSKLFVPKDYKFEAFFEGIFEYQDVIHYEKYANNYDYNKAVFLMSNFKLLDNGFLTIKEDTSYSSPISSVFYEFYQNTEELKKRLITDNEQIQCIVSKGIIENSIPFGKTQKPELWDYADNVDTIAFLSSI, via the coding sequence ATGACTTTAGAGCACAAAAAAAATATTTTCGCAGAGTTAGGAAAATTCTTAAGTCAATTTTCTGAAAATGAAAGTATTAAAAAAGAAAACGTTTTACATAACGATTTGTTTTTCAATGATTTTTTGGATTTGATTGAGTTGTCTCAATCCCATAACGGTTGGTATACCCCGGAACAGGTATACTTTGCCATACGCTCCTGGGCTGAAGCCTTGACAAAAGAAAACCTGAACCAATGGCTTTCCAAATACAATCTGGAAAACGTTGGCGGAAAAACAGTTGGATTGGTTTTGGCTGGAAATATCCCATTGGTGGGCTTTCATGATTTTTTGAGTGTTTTAATTTCCGGTCATAAAGTATTGGTCAAAACCTCTTCAAATGACCAGCATCTGTTGCCGTTTTTAGCAAAATACATTATGGCTGTCGAACCAAAAATGGCAGAATACATCATATTCACTGAAGGAAAATTAGAAAATTTTGATGCTGTCATTGCAACAGGAAGTAATAATACGGCCCGTTATTTTGAATATTATTTTAAGGACAAACCTTCCATAATCAGAAAGAACAGAAATTCTGTTGCGGTATTGGACGGCACGGAATCCAAAGAAGACTTTATTCAACTGGGTGAGGACATCTTCCGATATTTCGGATTGGGCTGCAGAAACGTTTCCAAACTTTTTGTCCCAAAAGATTATAAATTCGAAGCCTTTTTTGAAGGGATTTTTGAGTATCAGGATGTCATCCATTATGAAAAATATGCCAACAATTACGACTACAATAAGGCAGTCTTCCTGATGAGTAATTTCAAACTGCTCGATAACGGATTCCTTACTATTAAGGAAGACACGAGCTATTCCTCTCCTATTTCAAGTGTATTTTATGAATTCTATCAAAATACAGAGGAACTTAAAAAACGTCTTATAACAGATAATGAGCAAATCCAATGTATTGTTTCCAAAGGAATAATTGAAAACAGCATTCCGTTTGGCAAAACACAGAAACCGGAACTTTGGGACTATGCTGACAATGTAGACACTATTGCATTTCTTTCATCGATTTAG
- a CDS encoding transglutaminase domain-containing protein, which produces MRKIITLFLCFCINNSFSKDFLEVDEIVKKYPSKVQSLETISNMIKKDFTSDSEKARAVYSWIAFNIAFDVAAANSMNSASSMAFSYKDEKEKKAKEIKFKESIISKTLLSGKAICHGYSMVFEKLSRLVGLESEIITGALKSDPSQIGQVNLAIDHAWNAVKIDNVWKFVDTTLGAGYISQKDDSFKPDFNGSYFFMSAEDLFLNHYPEDKKWLTINKSKLDFSKLPLYYRDYFKGNYEIFPKNGIISSATPNFHLEIKNLGEYDNAEFVLSSENKLTYLNNENKETQFDIPLAGKSGDYLTIYVNRKIMVTYLIK; this is translated from the coding sequence ATGAGAAAAATTATCACTCTTTTTCTGTGTTTTTGTATCAACAATTCTTTTTCTAAAGACTTTTTGGAAGTTGATGAAATTGTAAAAAAATATCCTTCAAAAGTTCAAAGCTTAGAAACGATAAGCAATATGATTAAGAAGGATTTTACCAGCGATTCTGAAAAAGCCAGAGCGGTTTATTCCTGGATAGCTTTTAATATTGCGTTTGATGTTGCGGCAGCCAATTCAATGAACAGTGCATCGAGTATGGCATTTTCTTATAAGGATGAAAAGGAAAAAAAAGCAAAGGAAATTAAATTTAAGGAATCAATAATTTCTAAAACATTACTTTCTGGTAAGGCTATCTGTCATGGGTATTCAATGGTGTTTGAAAAATTAAGCCGTTTAGTAGGGCTTGAAAGTGAGATAATAACTGGAGCCTTAAAATCTGACCCGTCACAAATTGGACAAGTAAATTTGGCAATAGACCATGCTTGGAATGCTGTAAAAATTGATAATGTTTGGAAATTTGTAGATACTACACTTGGAGCCGGATATATTTCCCAAAAAGACGATTCTTTTAAGCCTGACTTTAATGGTTCTTATTTTTTTATGTCAGCAGAGGACTTATTTTTAAACCATTATCCAGAGGATAAAAAATGGCTCACAATTAATAAATCAAAACTGGATTTTTCAAAATTACCACTTTACTACAGGGATTATTTTAAAGGTAATTATGAAATATTCCCGAAAAACGGTATCATTTCTTCAGCTACGCCAAATTTCCATTTAGAAATTAAAAATTTAGGGGAATATGATAATGCCGAGTTTGTACTCAGTAGTGAAAATAAACTTACCTATCTGAACAATGAAAATAAAGAAACTCAATTTGATATCCCATTGGCAGGAAAATCAGGTGATTATCTGACGATTTATGTTAATCGGAAAATTATGGTAACCTATTTAATCAAATAG
- a CDS encoding TIGR02117 family protein, whose translation MKKIFRILLKIILGILGFFIVYILLALAIPYIGVNTEDKDKQEDVAIYIKTNGVHTDIVVPIKTEYKDWSEKIKYEHIASKDSTMQFIGFGWGDKGFYLNTPEWSDLKFSTAFNAAFYLGTSAMHATFFKQLKENESCVKINISKEEYAKLIAYIEDSFQYDSQGNPILIHATTYGQNDSFYEANRKYSLFYTCNTWANNALKAANQKAAIWTPSDKGIFCHYR comes from the coding sequence ATGAAGAAAATTTTCAGGATTTTACTGAAGATAATTTTAGGAATACTCGGATTTTTTATTGTTTACATTCTGTTAGCTCTTGCTATTCCTTACATTGGTGTCAATACTGAAGACAAGGACAAGCAGGAAGACGTCGCCATTTATATTAAAACCAATGGTGTACATACCGATATTGTGGTTCCAATCAAAACGGAATATAAAGACTGGAGTGAAAAAATAAAATACGAACATATTGCTTCAAAAGATTCTACCATGCAGTTTATTGGTTTTGGCTGGGGTGATAAAGGGTTTTATTTAAACACACCGGAATGGTCTGACCTGAAATTTAGCACGGCATTTAATGCGGCTTTCTATTTGGGAACTTCCGCCATGCATGCTACTTTTTTCAAACAGCTGAAAGAAAACGAAAGCTGTGTGAAAATTAATATCAGCAAGGAGGAATATGCTAAACTGATTGCTTATATTGAAGATAGCTTTCAATATGATTCTCAGGGAAATCCAATCCTGATTCATGCCACAACTTATGGGCAGAATGACAGCTTCTATGAAGCCAATCGAAAATACAGCCTGTTTTACACCTGTAATACCTGGGCAAACAATGCTTTAAAGGCAGCCAACCAAAAAGCGGCAATATGGACACCATCCGATAAAGGTATTTTTTGCCATTATAGATAA
- the ychF gene encoding redox-regulated ATPase YchF, whose amino-acid sequence MKAGIVGLPNVGKSTLFNCLSNAKAQSANFPFCTIEPNIGVVNVPDPRINKLEELVKPERVQMATVDIVDIAGLVKGASKGEGLGNQFLGNIRECNAIIHVLRCFDNDNIVHVDGNVNPIRDKETIDIELQLKDLETVEKRLEKVNRAAKTGNKEAQVEQALLNRIREALLQAKSARTITPQNNDEEALLESFQLITAKPVLYVCNVDEASAVNGNKYVDQVRELVKDEDAEVIVLSVGAEADITELESYEERQVFLEDMGLTEPGSSVLIRAAYKLLKQQTYFTAGVKEVRAWTINIGATAPQAAGVIHTDFEKGFIRAEVIAYDDFVTYGSESKVKEAGKLRVEGKEYIVKDGDVMHFRFNV is encoded by the coding sequence ATGAAAGCAGGAATTGTAGGGTTGCCAAATGTTGGAAAATCAACATTATTCAATTGTTTATCAAATGCAAAAGCGCAAAGCGCAAATTTCCCGTTCTGTACTATCGAGCCGAACATTGGAGTCGTAAACGTACCGGACCCGAGGATTAATAAGTTGGAAGAATTGGTGAAACCGGAGCGCGTTCAGATGGCTACTGTAGATATTGTAGATATTGCAGGATTGGTAAAAGGAGCAAGTAAAGGTGAAGGTTTGGGGAATCAGTTCCTTGGAAATATCCGCGAGTGTAACGCTATCATTCACGTATTGCGTTGTTTTGATAATGATAATATAGTGCATGTGGATGGCAATGTTAATCCAATCCGTGACAAAGAAACGATCGATATCGAATTGCAGCTGAAAGACCTTGAAACTGTTGAAAAACGTTTGGAGAAAGTAAACCGTGCTGCCAAAACAGGAAACAAGGAAGCGCAGGTTGAACAGGCATTGCTTAACCGAATCCGTGAGGCTTTATTACAGGCAAAATCAGCCAGAACCATAACGCCACAAAATAATGATGAGGAAGCCCTTTTGGAATCGTTCCAATTGATTACCGCTAAACCGGTTTTGTATGTATGTAATGTGGATGAAGCTTCTGCAGTTAACGGAAATAAATATGTAGACCAGGTTAGAGAATTGGTAAAAGACGAAGATGCAGAGGTTATTGTGCTTTCTGTTGGGGCTGAGGCCGATATTACAGAATTGGAAAGTTATGAAGAACGTCAGGTGTTTCTTGAAGACATGGGCTTGACAGAACCGGGGTCGTCTGTACTGATTCGTGCGGCTTATAAGTTGTTGAAGCAACAGACTTATTTTACCGCCGGTGTAAAAGAAGTACGTGCCTGGACAATCAATATTGGAGCAACAGCGCCACAGGCAGCCGGAGTAATCCATACTGATTTTGAAAAAGGATTTATCCGTGCGGAAGTAATTGCTTATGATGATTTCGTAACCTACGGTTCTGAATCTAAAGTAAAAGAAGCCGGAAAACTGCGTGTGGAAGGTAAAGAATATATAGTAAAAGATGGAGATGTGATGCACTTCAGATTTAATGTATAA
- a CDS encoding NADPH-dependent FMN reductase — MKIIAFGGSNSSKSINKMLATYASGLFEDAEVEILDLNDFEMPLFSVDREKEVGQHETAKKFLAKLASADILVVSLAENNGIYSTAFKNIYDWSSRIDNEVFQQKPMLLMATSPGGRGGKGVLDFASSNLPRHGANIKALFSLPSFYTNFDVENKKISNAELDNELKEIVTNFEA, encoded by the coding sequence ATGAAAATAATTGCCTTTGGCGGGAGCAATAGCTCCAAATCGATTAATAAAATGTTGGCTACTTATGCTTCCGGGCTTTTTGAAGATGCGGAAGTAGAAATTTTAGACCTTAATGATTTTGAAATGCCGCTTTTTTCGGTTGATAGGGAAAAAGAGGTAGGACAGCACGAAACTGCAAAAAAGTTTTTGGCTAAGCTGGCTTCGGCAGATATTCTGGTCGTTTCTCTGGCTGAAAATAACGGCATCTATTCTACCGCTTTCAAAAATATTTATGATTGGAGTTCCCGAATTGACAATGAGGTATTCCAGCAAAAACCAATGCTGCTAATGGCAACTTCACCAGGCGGAAGAGGAGGTAAGGGCGTATTGGATTTTGCTAGCAGCAATCTGCCAAGACATGGGGCTAACATTAAAGCCCTGTTTTCACTTCCGAGCTTTTATACCAATTTTGATGTGGAAAATAAAAAGATTTCAAATGCCGAATTGGATAATGAGTTAAAAGAAATTGTAACCAATTTTGAGGCTTGA
- a CDS encoding YihY/virulence factor BrkB family protein, with protein MKSKGLFSKTWYLLKNTISEFNDDNAIKLSASLSYYTIFAIPPLMIIIITLCGFFFGKDAVTGELYGQINRLVGNDAAIQIQNAIKNVELSDSNAFAAIFGGVMLLIGASGVFAEIQSSINFIWGLKAKPNKGFKKFIQNRLMSFSMIVSVGFLLLVSLLVNSVMDLLSAKLRSYFQEGTIYIFYVLNLLLVFAIITLLFTIIFRTLPDGKIRWKDAFIGSSFTAVLFMVGKFAIGLYLGNSTVASVYGAAGSIIIILVWVYYSAIILYFGAEFTKVYAKAYGGSISPNEYSVEIQKEIFEITDAETNTKTRI; from the coding sequence ATGAAATCGAAAGGATTATTCTCAAAAACCTGGTATTTACTCAAAAATACGATATCAGAGTTTAATGATGACAATGCAATCAAATTAAGCGCATCACTCTCTTATTATACCATTTTTGCAATACCTCCATTAATGATTATTATCATTACGCTTTGTGGTTTCTTCTTTGGAAAAGATGCGGTTACCGGAGAGCTGTACGGACAGATTAACAGGCTTGTAGGTAATGATGCGGCAATCCAGATACAAAATGCCATTAAAAATGTGGAGCTTTCAGATAGTAATGCATTTGCGGCCATTTTTGGAGGAGTAATGCTTTTGATAGGAGCTTCCGGGGTTTTTGCCGAAATCCAGAGTTCCATAAACTTTATATGGGGGCTCAAGGCAAAACCCAACAAAGGATTTAAAAAGTTTATCCAAAACCGATTGATGTCGTTTTCGATGATTGTTTCTGTCGGATTCTTGCTATTAGTCAGTTTGTTGGTCAATTCGGTTATGGACCTTTTAAGTGCAAAACTCCGGTCATATTTTCAGGAAGGAACCATTTACATCTTTTATGTGCTGAATCTACTGCTGGTATTTGCCATTATTACGTTGCTGTTTACTATTATTTTCAGGACGCTGCCGGATGGAAAAATCAGGTGGAAAGACGCTTTCATAGGTTCGTCTTTTACAGCCGTACTTTTTATGGTTGGTAAATTTGCAATCGGGCTCTATTTGGGGAATTCTACTGTTGCCAGTGTTTATGGGGCAGCCGGTTCAATAATAATAATTTTGGTATGGGTGTATTATTCCGCAATAATTCTTTATTTTGGTGCTGAATTCACTAAGGTGTATGCAAAAGCTTACGGAGGCAGTATTAGCCCTAATGAATATTCGGTAGAAATCCAGAAAGAGATTTTTGAAATAACAGACGCGGAAACCAATACAAAAACCAGGATATGA
- a CDS encoding 4Fe-4S dicluster domain-containing protein, producing MAIIITDECINCGACEPECPNTAIYEGADDWRYKDGTKLNGKIVLPNGEEVDADAPHTPLSDDIYYIVPGKCTECKGFHEEPQCAAVCPVDCCVPDDNHVESEETLLNRQAFLHGE from the coding sequence ATGGCAATCATAATAACAGACGAATGCATCAATTGTGGTGCTTGCGAACCAGAATGCCCAAATACTGCCATCTATGAAGGTGCAGATGATTGGAGATATAAAGACGGAACGAAACTTAATGGAAAAATAGTGCTTCCAAATGGAGAGGAAGTGGATGCGGATGCGCCACATACGCCTCTTTCGGATGATATCTATTATATTGTTCCGGGTAAATGTACAGAATGTAAAGGATTCCACGAAGAGCCGCAATGCGCTGCCGTTTGTCCGGTTGACTGTTGCGTTCCGGACGACAACCATGTAGAAAGTGAAGAGACTTTGCTTAACAGGCAGGCCTTTTTACATGGGGAGTAA